From one Lycium ferocissimum isolate CSIRO_LF1 chromosome 7, AGI_CSIRO_Lferr_CH_V1, whole genome shotgun sequence genomic stretch:
- the LOC132064877 gene encoding filament-like plant protein 7 isoform X2, which yields MDQKSWLWPRKRSSAKTIVSISKSDHPAQGNGVEVQTVPNETEYLEQSLKILDEKLASALRESNSKDEQLKKSAEMEQEAIAGQKKAEAEILCLKKELDEAVHQREEANERIMHLNTALKDHMQQLASLREEQEQKVRDAAMRTSKEFEKALRKLEEKLAETSKRIANLTLENCHLNKVLLMKGQIIEELTKSGAQAEAEFNALMSRLDSVEKENSFLRYEFQMLEREFHIRNDEVEFSRRSLDASRKQQLENVKKIRKLEADCQRLRLLTRKRLPGQVALTNVKNEIEMQGKNQAVIRRRKSDPPTGTLVLKDTASEGHPDNLRKEINFLVERMCNLEGENKALKELVSSVKGSKDLSLASPLSYETSSISSYDTYKRDESVCSKMTGVSEMCLLDDFVEMEKLAIVAVDSTIGSSYPPSDASLTLSDSSRLETHGNQTDLTGKELVPVGPGDSSSNWLHEILKIIMEQSRVSKKGVDELIEDIRVALYNPPCTGPSEPLPVSGYITWKSPVTSPKIQSITTEPEPMQAENERLKAEIDSMKSVQVKLQVVTNKCENLASELQQSQQSIENLQAELETAKESKRMMEDVLDNQKSINEDLDTQLTVTRVKLNETLSKLSSLEVELEDRSHCCEDLEGTCFELQLQLESITAKTSVDGLDQEKGHQKTGWEITAASAKLAECQETIMNLGKQIKALALPKENTVGETNSTSKKMRKHMSLLDRMLTEDDVEKENLDSPNSEEPPRNNDIVLATQSPQPEAKTPNMGTMIILPTKKRGVNFLRKLLLRKKYGRSKKRAFPLGIEAY from the exons ATGGACCAGAAGTCATGGTTATGGCCGAGGAAACGATCGTCAGCGAAGACAATTGTTTCAATCAGCAAATCTGATCATCCTGCTCAAGGAAATGGTGTTGAG GTACAGACAGTTCCAAATGAAACTGAATATCTGGAGCAATCATTGAAAATCTTAGATGAGAAGTTAGCTTCCGCCCTCCGTGAGTCTAATTCTAAAGATGAACAATTGAAGAAGTCCGCAGAAATGGAACAAGAAGCTATTGCAG GTCAGAAGAAAGCGGAAGCCGAAATACTTTGCCTTAAAAAAGAACTTGATGAAGCGGTACACCAGAGAGAAGAAGCTAATGAAAGGATAATGCACTTGAACACTGCCCTGAAGGATCACATGCAGCAATTAGCTTCTCTCAGAGAAGAACAGGAGCAGAAAGTACGTGATGCTGCAATGAGGACATCAAAAGAATTTGAGAAGGCGCTCAGAAAGTTGGAGGAAAAATTAGCAGAAACAAGTAAAAGGATTGCAAATTTGACTCTTGAAAATTGTCATCTGAATAAGGTCCTTCTCATGAAAGGGCAGATAATTGAAGAGCTAACAAAGAGCGGTGCACAGGCAGAAGCAGAGTTTAACGCACTAATGTCGAGGTTGGATTCTGTAGAGAAAGAAAATTCTTTTTTGAGGTATGAATTTCAGATGCTCGAGAGGGAGTTCCATATTCGGAATGATGAGGTGGAGTTTAGCCGCCGCTCTTTGGATGCCTCGCGTAAGCAGCAACTTGAGAATGTgaagaaaattagaaaattggAAGCAGATTGTCAGAGATTACGTCTTTTAACTCGCAAGCGGCTGCCTGGTCAAGTTGCATTGACAAATGTTaagaatgaaattgaaatgcaaGGAAAAAACCAGGCTGTTATAAGGAGGAGGAAGTCGGATCCTCCGACTGGAACTTTAGTTCTTAAAGACACAGCCTCAGAAGGACATCCCGACAATCTCCGTAAGGAGATAAATTTTTTGGTCGAACGTATGTGCAATCTGGAAGGAGAGAACAAAGCTTTGAAAGAATTAGTTTCTTCTGTTAAGGGTTCCAAAGATCTGTCCCTGGCTAGTCCACTATCATATGAAACTTCCTCAATATCAAGTTACGACACGTACAAGAGAGACGAAAGTGTTTGTTCAAAAATGACGGGGGTTTCAGAGATGTGTCTGCTCGATGATTTTGTTGAAATGGAGAAACTTGCAATCGTTGCTGTTGATTCTACAATAGGGAGTTCTTATCCTCCCTCAGATGCAAGTCTCACTTTATCAGACTCCTCGAGATTAGAGACACATGGAAACCAGACGGACTTGACTGGTAAGGAACTAGTTCCAGTGGGACCAGGTGATTCATCCTCCAATTGGCTCCATGAAATCTTGAAAATAATCATGGAGCAAAGCCGTGTCTCGAAAAAAGGTGTTGATGAACTAATAGAGGACATAAGAGTAGCTTTGTACAACCCTCCATGTACTGGTCCATCTGAACCGCTTCCCGTAAGTGGTTACATTACTTGGAAATCTCCAGTAACATCTCCAAAGATACAAAGTATAACGACTGAACCGGAACCAATGCAAGCAGAAAATGAAAGACTGAAAGCTGAGATAGACAGTATGAAATCTGTACAAGTCAAGCTGCAGGTAGTGACGAACAAGTGCGAAAACTTGGCAAGTGAACTTCAGCAATCACAACAAAGTATAGAAAACCTACAAGCTGAACTGGAAACAGCTAAAGAATCTAAAAGAATGATGGAGGATGTTCTTGATAATCAGAAATCAATCAATGAAGATCTTGACACTCAGCTTACTGTGACAAGAGTTAAACTAAATGAAACACTTTCTAAGCTATCCTCTCTTGAAGTAGAATTGGAAGATAGAAGTCACTGTTGTGAAGATCTGGAAGGAACTTGTTTTGAGCTTCAGCTCCAACTTGAAAG TATTACTGCCAAAACTTCTGTGGATGGCCTGGATCAAGAAAAAGGGCACCAGAAAACT GGCTGGGAGATAACAGCTGCCTCTGCAAAGTTGGCGGAGTGTCAAGAGACTATAATGAACCTAGGAAAGCAAATTAAGGCCTTAGCTTTGCCAAAGGAAAATACAGTTGGTGAAACTAATTCCACCAGTAAGAAAATGAGGAAGCACATGTCTTTACTCGATCGGATGCTTACTGAGGATGATGTGGAAAAGGAGAATCTCGACTCTCCCAACTCAGAAGAACCTCCAAGAAACAATGATATAGTCCTTGCGACGCAAAGCCCGCAGCCTGAAGCTAAAACTCCCAATATGGGAACTATGATTATTTTGCCAACCAAGAAGCGAGGGGTGAATTTTCTAAGGAAACTATTGCTAAGGAAGAAGTATGGAAGAAGCAAGAAAAGAGCCTTTCCATTAGGCATTGAAGCTTACTAA
- the LOC132064877 gene encoding filament-like plant protein 7 isoform X1: protein MDQKSWLWPRKRSSAKTIVSISKSDHPAQGNGVEVQTVPNETEYLEQSLKILDEKLASALRESNSKDEQLKKSAEMEQEAIAGQKKAEAEILCLKKELDEAVHQREEANERIMHLNTALKDHMQQLASLREEQEQKVRDAAMRTSKEFEKALRKLEEKLAETSKRIANLTLENCHLNKVLLMKGQIIEELTKSGAQAEAEFNALMSRLDSVEKENSFLRYEFQMLEREFHIRNDEVEFSRRSLDASRKQQLENVKKIRKLEADCQRLRLLTRKRLPGQVALTNVKNEIEMQGKNQAVIRRRKSDPPTGTLVLKDTASEGHPDNLRKEINFLVERMCNLEGENKALKELVSSVKGSKDLSLASPLSYETSSISSYDTYKRDESVCSKMTGVSEMCLLDDFVEMEKLAIVAVDSTIGSSYPPSDASLTLSDSSRLETHGNQTDLTGKELVPVGPGDSSSNWLHEILKIIMEQSRVSKKGVDELIEDIRVALYNPPCTGPSEPLPVSGYITWKSPVTSPKIQSITTEPEPMQAENERLKAEIDSMKSVQVKLQVVTNKCENLASELQQSQQSIENLQAELETAKESKRMMEDVLDNQKSINEDLDTQLTVTRVKLNETLSKLSSLEVELEDRSHCCEDLEGTCFELQLQLESITAKTSVDGLDQEKGHQKTRNDCSSWQGWEITAASAKLAECQETIMNLGKQIKALALPKENTVGETNSTSKKMRKHMSLLDRMLTEDDVEKENLDSPNSEEPPRNNDIVLATQSPQPEAKTPNMGTMIILPTKKRGVNFLRKLLLRKKYGRSKKRAFPLGIEAY from the exons ATGGACCAGAAGTCATGGTTATGGCCGAGGAAACGATCGTCAGCGAAGACAATTGTTTCAATCAGCAAATCTGATCATCCTGCTCAAGGAAATGGTGTTGAG GTACAGACAGTTCCAAATGAAACTGAATATCTGGAGCAATCATTGAAAATCTTAGATGAGAAGTTAGCTTCCGCCCTCCGTGAGTCTAATTCTAAAGATGAACAATTGAAGAAGTCCGCAGAAATGGAACAAGAAGCTATTGCAG GTCAGAAGAAAGCGGAAGCCGAAATACTTTGCCTTAAAAAAGAACTTGATGAAGCGGTACACCAGAGAGAAGAAGCTAATGAAAGGATAATGCACTTGAACACTGCCCTGAAGGATCACATGCAGCAATTAGCTTCTCTCAGAGAAGAACAGGAGCAGAAAGTACGTGATGCTGCAATGAGGACATCAAAAGAATTTGAGAAGGCGCTCAGAAAGTTGGAGGAAAAATTAGCAGAAACAAGTAAAAGGATTGCAAATTTGACTCTTGAAAATTGTCATCTGAATAAGGTCCTTCTCATGAAAGGGCAGATAATTGAAGAGCTAACAAAGAGCGGTGCACAGGCAGAAGCAGAGTTTAACGCACTAATGTCGAGGTTGGATTCTGTAGAGAAAGAAAATTCTTTTTTGAGGTATGAATTTCAGATGCTCGAGAGGGAGTTCCATATTCGGAATGATGAGGTGGAGTTTAGCCGCCGCTCTTTGGATGCCTCGCGTAAGCAGCAACTTGAGAATGTgaagaaaattagaaaattggAAGCAGATTGTCAGAGATTACGTCTTTTAACTCGCAAGCGGCTGCCTGGTCAAGTTGCATTGACAAATGTTaagaatgaaattgaaatgcaaGGAAAAAACCAGGCTGTTATAAGGAGGAGGAAGTCGGATCCTCCGACTGGAACTTTAGTTCTTAAAGACACAGCCTCAGAAGGACATCCCGACAATCTCCGTAAGGAGATAAATTTTTTGGTCGAACGTATGTGCAATCTGGAAGGAGAGAACAAAGCTTTGAAAGAATTAGTTTCTTCTGTTAAGGGTTCCAAAGATCTGTCCCTGGCTAGTCCACTATCATATGAAACTTCCTCAATATCAAGTTACGACACGTACAAGAGAGACGAAAGTGTTTGTTCAAAAATGACGGGGGTTTCAGAGATGTGTCTGCTCGATGATTTTGTTGAAATGGAGAAACTTGCAATCGTTGCTGTTGATTCTACAATAGGGAGTTCTTATCCTCCCTCAGATGCAAGTCTCACTTTATCAGACTCCTCGAGATTAGAGACACATGGAAACCAGACGGACTTGACTGGTAAGGAACTAGTTCCAGTGGGACCAGGTGATTCATCCTCCAATTGGCTCCATGAAATCTTGAAAATAATCATGGAGCAAAGCCGTGTCTCGAAAAAAGGTGTTGATGAACTAATAGAGGACATAAGAGTAGCTTTGTACAACCCTCCATGTACTGGTCCATCTGAACCGCTTCCCGTAAGTGGTTACATTACTTGGAAATCTCCAGTAACATCTCCAAAGATACAAAGTATAACGACTGAACCGGAACCAATGCAAGCAGAAAATGAAAGACTGAAAGCTGAGATAGACAGTATGAAATCTGTACAAGTCAAGCTGCAGGTAGTGACGAACAAGTGCGAAAACTTGGCAAGTGAACTTCAGCAATCACAACAAAGTATAGAAAACCTACAAGCTGAACTGGAAACAGCTAAAGAATCTAAAAGAATGATGGAGGATGTTCTTGATAATCAGAAATCAATCAATGAAGATCTTGACACTCAGCTTACTGTGACAAGAGTTAAACTAAATGAAACACTTTCTAAGCTATCCTCTCTTGAAGTAGAATTGGAAGATAGAAGTCACTGTTGTGAAGATCTGGAAGGAACTTGTTTTGAGCTTCAGCTCCAACTTGAAAG TATTACTGCCAAAACTTCTGTGGATGGCCTGGATCAAGAAAAAGGGCACCAGAAAACT AGAAATGATTGTTCAAGTTGGCAGGGCTGGGAGATAACAGCTGCCTCTGCAAAGTTGGCGGAGTGTCAAGAGACTATAATGAACCTAGGAAAGCAAATTAAGGCCTTAGCTTTGCCAAAGGAAAATACAGTTGGTGAAACTAATTCCACCAGTAAGAAAATGAGGAAGCACATGTCTTTACTCGATCGGATGCTTACTGAGGATGATGTGGAAAAGGAGAATCTCGACTCTCCCAACTCAGAAGAACCTCCAAGAAACAATGATATAGTCCTTGCGACGCAAAGCCCGCAGCCTGAAGCTAAAACTCCCAATATGGGAACTATGATTATTTTGCCAACCAAGAAGCGAGGGGTGAATTTTCTAAGGAAACTATTGCTAAGGAAGAAGTATGGAAGAAGCAAGAAAAGAGCCTTTCCATTAGGCATTGAAGCTTACTAA
- the LOC132064878 gene encoding wax ester synthase/diacylglycerol acyltransferase 11-like gives MTERDEPLTPAGRLFVQPGMDQVINCAISLDDPIDVDAVKTEISNSILVKHPRFSSIMVKDKCGRERWRKTEVNVDDHFIIRREVLSDDPSVSDEDVVNDYLADLSVSTPLSVTKPLWEVHLLLAHKCAVLRLHHALGDGISLMSMFLSCCRRADDPTQRPTSHGIGTSSSSNNDKGYWSLLMKLLKVIWYTLVYVIEFGLRSLWLKDKKTAVSGGAGVELWPRKVATAKFNIDDMKTVKKAIGNATINDVLFGIISCGLSRYLDLRSPRALKEGTQMTGVAMVNLRKQSGLQDFSNLMNGTSGARWGNKFGMLLLPVYYYKGGSDPLQYVKRAKAMIDKKKLSLEGPCSYKIGDFIMSFSAKLASLLNYRIVSNTTFTISNVIGPQEDITFGGNHISSVRVTSTALSHAITMHMVSYAGRADMQILVAKDIIPDPKVLAKCYQDALLEMKEAAQADGKIKRFNLYASTE, from the exons ATGACAGAGAGAGACGAGCCTTTAACGCCGGCGGGCCGTTTATTCGTCCAGCCAGGTATGGACCAAGTCATCAACTGCGCTATTTCCTTAGACGATCCAATCGACGTTGACGCCGTCAAAACGGAAATAAGTAACTCCATATTAGTTAAACATCCAAGATTCTCAAGCATCATGGTCAAAGACAAGTGTGGTCGTGAACGTTGGCGTAAAACTGAAGTCAACGTTGACGACCACTTCATTATTCGCCGTGAAGTTCTCAGTGATGATCCTTCAGTTTCTGATGAAGATGTTGTTAATGATTACTTAGCGGATCTTTCTGTTTCGACGCCGTTAAGTGTGACGAAGCCTTTATGGGAAGTTCATCTTCTTTTAGCTCATAAATGTGCTGTTTTGAGACTTCATCATGCCCTTGGTGATGGTATTTCACTTATGTCTATGTTTCTGTCGTGTTGCCGGAGAGCCGATGATCCTACTCAGCGCCCCACTAGTCATG GTATTGGGACTTCTAGTTCATCAAACAATGACAAGGGATATTGGAGcttgttgatgaagttgttgAAAGTGATATGGTATACATTGGTGTATGTTATAGAGTTTGGTCTGAGGAGTTTGTGGTTGAAGGATAAGAAGACTGCGGTAAGCGGCGGAGCTGGAGTTGAGCTATGGCCGCGGAAAGTGGCCACGGCCAAGTTCAACATTGACGACATGAAGACGGTCAAAAAAGCCATCGGTAATGCT ACCATCAACGATGTCCTCTTTGGAATCATATCGTGTGGGCTCTCTAGGTACCTGGATCTGCGTTCACCCAGAG CTCTGAAAGAAGGGACTCAGATGACTGGAGTTGCTATGGTCAATTTAAGAAAACAATCTGGATTACAG GACTTCTCAAATCTGATGAACGGCACATCGGGAGCACGGTGGGGTAACAAATTTGGCATGCTACTCTTACCAGTTTATTATTACAAAGGTGGAAGTGATCCGTTGCAATATGTAAAGAGAGCTAAAGCAATGATTGACAAGAAAAAGTTGTCGCTAGAGGGTCCTTGCTCCTACAAAATTGGAGACTTTATCATGTCCTTCTCTGCTAAG CTAGCTAGCTTGCTCAACTACAGAATTGTTAGTAATACAACTTTCACAATCTCAAATGTGATCGGCCCTCAAGAAGATATCACATTCGGGGGGAACCACATATCATCTGTTAGGGTCACTTCTACAGCCCTGTCCCAT GCAATCACAATGCACATGGTGAGTTACGCAGGAAGAGCTGACATGCAAATATTGGTGGCTAAAGACATCATCCCTGATCCCAAAGTTCTAGCCAAGTGTTATCAAGATGCCTTGCTGGAAATGAAGGAAGCTGCACAAGCTgatggaaaaattaaaagatttaACTTATATGCATCGACAGAGTAA